GTGGTTGGCTCCGGCCTCGACCTGACTCCTGGACCCGGCGGAAAAGCAAAAAGGGGGGGCCTCCTGGCTCGCAACCCGTGCCCACCACCCCTGTTCCCCTGCGGATTGACAGAGGAGGACTCCAGTATGACCGGCCAGTTGGAGCCTGCGTTGGAGGAGCGGGCACTGCCGCACGACATCACCGCCGAGCAGGCGGTGCTGGGCGGGGTGCTGCTCAACCCGGACGTGTTGCATGAGGTGCTGGAGATTGTGGAGGCGGCCGATTTCTACCGGCCTGCCCACCAGGTGATCCTAAACGTGGCCACGCAGATGAGCGATCAGGGCCAGGCGTTGGACGCCATCACCGTGCACGCCGAACTGGTGAGGCGAGGCGAGGCGATGCGGGTGGGAGGTGCGCCGTATCTGCACACGTTGATCGAGACGGTGCCCACCACCGCCAACACCACCTACTACGCACGCATCGTCGCAGAGAAAGCACAACTGCGGCGTCTGGTGGAGGCCGGACTCGGGATCGCCCAGCTTGGCTACACCGGCCAGGGTGAGGCTGATGACCTGGTGACCCGCGGTGAGCGGTTGTGGCAGCGTGCTGCTCGCCTCGGCGACGATGATCCTATGGTGACCACCTATGCCGATCTGCTGCCCGACCTGGTCGACCGCATGGGGGCCACTGCCGAAGAAGAAGGCCTGGTGCCGCTACCGTATGTCGATCTGGCCCACCTGCTGGGGGGAGGGCTGCGTCCGGGCCAGTTGGTGGTGGTCGGAGGACGTCCCGGGCACGGCAAGACCACCATCGCCCTGGACCTCACCCGGCACGCCGCCCGAGCAGGCCACCACGTGCTGTTTGTGAATCTGGAGATGACCGACCAGGAGTTGGGCCACAAGATCCTGGCAGCCGAAACCCAGGTGCCTCTGGGTAAGATCACCGATCCCGAGGCCCCCCTGAACGCGGAAGAGTGGGCACGGGTGGAGCGCCACCTGGTGCACCGCCACGAGCTGCCGATCACCATCGACCATGATCCGCACTGCACGCTGGCGCGGATCCGCGGCCGGGTCAGCGCCCTGGCGCGGGCCGGCACCCCGGCAGGCCTGGTGGTGATCGACTATTTGCAGTTGATCACGCACGCAGCCGCCGACACCCGCGAACAGCAGATCGCTGAGACCACCCGCTCCCTGAAATTGCTGGCCCGCGAGATGAAAGTTCCTGTGCTGCTGCTGGCCCAAGTCAACCGTGAGGCTGCCAAACGCGACGACGGCATGCCCCGGCTCAGCGACTTCCGCGAATCCGGCGCAGTGGAACAGGACGCCAACATCGCCCTGATGATTCACAATCCCGGCGCCGATGATCCCGAGACGCCGCGCCAGGGCGAACTCGACATCCGGGTGGCCAAGAACCGCGGTGGCCCGCTGGGCAACGTCACGGTTGCCGCCCAACTCCACTACGCCCGTTGCGTCAACCTCGCACGTCCCTGACCTCCCTCAGAGCCGTGTGGCTGACCGTGCCGTCGTAAAAGCCAGACAGAACGCGCCCGTATTCGTTACGGTTCTCCCGCTTAAGGCGTACTTCAAGAGGTGGGCTCCCACTCACAGCCACGCCCGACGAACGGAAGGCGCCCATTTCGCCGAAGGAGAGACCAAGATGACGTCTGAGGACGCGAAGAGCACCAGCGATTTGGAACTGGACTTGGAGCTTCGCTTCTTCGACGGTGCTGATGACCAACTCGTCGACATCGCTCGCAGATACTGGTCTTTTGACGGGGTGGACGAGAGCGGTGCCTACCCCCAGTGGGGATGCTTGGTCCGTGACATTGACACCGCCGGGTGGGGACGCCGTCTTCACGTCCTGGCTGCTGCCGTGAGCCGTGCGGTGCTTAAAGGCTTCTCCTGTGCCGCGTGCGGCGGTGAACTCTCTTTAGCCTCCCGCAGCACTCTTCAGGAGGTCCTTGATGGTGCCCACGAGCATGACTGTGTGGACTGCCGTCCCGTGCTACTGGAGGAAGCCGAGAAACTGTCGGACCCCAAACGCCGGGCCCGGCGTCAGCAGCACCAAGAGCGTCAATTGGCTCTTCAGAGAGTCGCTTCGGCTAAGCAGGAATGGCTTCACAACCGTCGCGAAGCGGCCTATGAGACCTACCCCTTGCGGTGGCGTCCTGAGGAGCAAGTCCCGCCGCTGAGCCTGTATCAGGAGCTCACCGCCCTGGCCGTACTGCGTTATGCGGCCAAGGGCGGACTGGTCTGCGCCCAGGCCCGCTTGACCGACCGTGCCCTGGTGCCCCACGTCGAGGACTTTGAGGCTCTGAACGAGTTGCACAACCTCGGAGTACTGGCGATCCACCCGGGGACTCCGCTGGATTCCCTGGTGTGGGAACCGGCGACTTTTCAAGAGGCCTACGCCCAGGCCGAAGGGAATCTGGACAACTTGCCCGCTGCTCGACCAGCTGGCCGCTACTGGCCGTTCAAGACGGTGTTCTACGTGCCCTTCGGGTCGGATGCCTCCTTGGCCGCCAAGCGCTTGGACAAGGAACTAACCCAGCGCCTGGCCCGTGCTCTGAAGGACCATGAACGCTACCAGGCCCTTGAGGAACTCGCCGTTGAGGTGATCGCTGCGGAGACCGTGCGCTACTTCGATTACAAGCTGACCCAGCATCACCTGCCAGCGGTTCCCGGTGACCACCGACCTCGACTTGAAGAGGCGGCTGTCAGGCTCGCGCGCTCACGTTGCCTGGGGGATATGTATTTCTGCGCTTGGTCGGCGGCCAGCAGCGCCGCAACGGCATCCAAGCGTCACCCCTCGGCACCGCAGGAGAACATGACCACCCACGGCGTCAACCGCTTCGAGGACCGAGCCAAAACCCTCCTCGACAACCCAGGCGAGGAGGTCAAGACCTTCGAGGAAGATGCCAACTTCGGTCTTTCTGCACTGACCAGGACCCTGTTCTACACGGTCTTGGACATGAATCCGATGACCACCACGCTGTCGCAGATCCGGCAGCAGCGCCCCGCCCCTCCAACACCTCCTTCTCCACCTCGCGTCGCCCAACCGTCGACCGCGCCCTCTGCCGAGGACTCGAAGTGGACCTACCCTCCGTTGGAGGAAAGCGAGTTCCCCTCAGTGGAATTACAGGCCCGCAGACTCGCCGAAGTCGCTGCCCACTGGTCCCCCGAGAAGGTCGCCTCCGGATTCGAGGACGTGCGCCAGACCATCACCGCCGTCTGGGAAGACGGCCATCCCGATCGCAGCACACTCATCGATGCCGCAGCTGGACTGGAGACTTATTTCCACCAACTGCGCTCCTACCTCGACTCCCACCAAGCCGCACTGGCCATGATCCTGGCCGGTGGCCTGCGCCGTGAACTCATCGGCCAATGCCCTGACACTTTCTACGCCGGGCAGATTGTCATCGGTCTCCTTGGCGACTCTTTGACTCCGGCGCTAGACATGGATGGCAGCCCTCCTGTCTCCTGATAGCGGCGTATCCCTATTCTGAGGAATTTTTGATTCCCTTGGCTTTACGACGTAAAGATGAGAGGTGACTCAATATGAATGGCAGCCCTCCTCGATCGTGGCCGGAACCGGTAAGTCGCCGTTGAGGGAGCAGTCGTCCTTGAAAGTCAGCGGGGTCCGTGGGGGCGACGGACTGCCGACGGCGGAGGGAGGGGGTAGGACGTGGGAGACCGAGGCACGCCGTGGGCGGGGCGGGGGGCGCCGGAGGATTGCCGGGAAGCAGTGCGTGGTGCCGGTTGAGAAGCCAGGTCGGCGGTTTGGAGGCTGTGCTGGCGCCGCAACTCCTGCAACTGGGTCTTGTCCAGGCGGGCAAGGTCGGCGCGGGTCAGGTCGTGGGCCAGGGCCAGGGGCTCCAAGGCGACCAGTTCGCGCTCACGCTGTTCGTGTTGGCGGACGTCCTGGTGGTCGCGTAGGTCGGCGTCCAAGGCCTGCTGCCACAGGGCCTCGGCGTGGCGGCGGGTCTGGTGGAGGTTGTCCAAGGTGTTCGACAGCGCTGTCTGAGCGGCCTCGGCCGCTTCTCGGGCCGCGTCCGGAGTGGTGCCCTGCAGCAGCAGTCGCATCCGTCCGGCCTGGGCGCGGGCGACGGCTTCTCGGGCCTGTGTGCGCAGGTGCGAAAGAGCGGCCTCCAGTTCGGTGGCCTGCTGGCGCAGCGCGGCAACCTCTTCGGCCGCGGCCTGGGCGGCGGGGCCTCGCCCGGCGCGGATGTCTTCCAGGCTGAGCGGAGACGGCGTGGGAGTGGGCGCGGTGCGGTGGGTCAGGCCCCGGTTATCCGCGATTTCGTCGAGGACCAGGCTGTCAGGGGTGTCGGTGAGGGTGGTGGCGTAGGCGGTGATGACTCGGTGCAGGGCTTCCTCGGCGGTGCTGGCCTCACCGAGACGCAACCGGACCTGCTCGGATCCGAGTTCGCAGGCGGGAAGGTACAGGTCGGTGCGCACCCGCGCGCGGGACATGGCGGGGTAGAGGCTGTGGGCATCAGCGCCCAGGCCGTAGACGTGACAGCGGTCAGCGGTCAGGCCTTGGGCGGCGGCGATGGTGATCGCATAGCCGTGCACCAGGTCACCACGGGCGATCTGGGCGGGGCTGATCCAGGCCGAGGTGACCGTGCCGTTGTGCCGCCACTCCACCAGTGCCCCCCGGCGGGCGTCCACGGCGGTCACCACCCCGCGGTAGCCGTTGAGCACGTCGGGGTCGCTGCTGTGGCGAGAACGGTAGTCGTTGCGGCGCAACCGCACCTGATCCCCCGCGGCCAGGGACAGGTGTTCTCCGCCGCGCAGGCGGTAGGTGACGTCCGCTCCGGTGAGCAGGCCCCGGGCGCGGGCGAGAGCGCGGGCATGGGCGTTGAGCGCGGCTGCGTCGCTGTTGGTGGCGGCGAGCATGAGCAGTTGCTCGACCGCGTCGTGCGGGTCGGTGTGGCGCTGGCGGTCGGCCCACCAGGCAGCGGCCATCTGCGCGTGCGCGGCATCGGCGTCGGCGGGAGCGTGGATCATGCCGTGCTCGCCCCACAACGCCAGGGCGGTACGGCGGGCGCCGTCGCGCCACGCGGCCAGCGCGGCCCGGTCCACTTGTCCGCGCTGACGGCGGTTCTCGGTGAGCACCAAGCCGTCGACGAGCTCGTGCACGCGGCCGAACGCACCGCCCACGCCGATCGACCGCAGTTGCAGCGGATCTCCGATCCCCACGAGTTTGGTGCCGGTGCGTTCGGCCTCGGCGACCAAGCGGGCCAGGTCGCGGTCGGCCACCATGGCGGCCTCGTCGATGACGAGCACGTCCACCCCGTCCAGACCGGGCCCGTCATCGATGCGGCGCATCCACGCGGCCAGGGTGGCCGAGGAGAGGCCGGCCTCGGCACGCAGCCCGGCGGCGGCCACCGCGGCCACGGCCGCGCCCTCCACCCGGTACCCGGCCGCCTCCCACACCGCGCGGGCCGCGCTCATAACGGTGGTCTTGCCCGCCCCGGCCACGCCGACCACGGCATCGACGCCGTGGCCTGAACCGACCAGGCGCTCCACCACGCGGGTCTGCTCTGTGGAGAGGGTGAAGCCCTTGTGCTGCTGCCAGTCGTGCAGGGCGCGCGCGGCGAGTCCGCGGTCGGCCATGGCCGCGCCCGCGTTCAGACGGGCCTGGGCCGAGCGGGTGATGGTCTGCTCGGCACCCACGACCTCAGCGGAGGTGTAGCGGTCGGCGTGCGCCATGTGGGACGGTCCCGCATCAGGCAGTCGCACCGCGTAGGGGTGGGCCAGCACCGCCTCGGTCAGCGCCTCCAACTCGTCGATTCCGCCCAGTCCAGGGCCGAGGGCGTCGGCGACGGCGGCCATGACCTTCGCCCTGGTGACCACCTTGGTCTGGGCGGTCACCCCGGTCTCCGGATCCCACACCGCCGCGGCCACAGCGTCGAGGTCGGGGCGGTGCGGCGGGCCGGAGGGCCCCACGGCCGGAGCGCCCCCCGGAGGCATGCGTCCCAGTACGTCGGCGACCAAGGCCTCAGGGGAGAGACCCGCCTCGTGTGCGCGTTGACGCCAGGCGGCACGCTCCTGTTCGGGAGACAGATCGATCTTGGCTCCGGCGGTGCGTCGCGCCGCGACTCTGCTGACCTCGGCACTGGCGCACTCCCCGACCTCCTCGGTGATCTGCCGGGCACGCCGGGAGTACAGGCGCCGCACCTGCTCGTCGATGCCGGAGAGTTCCCACCGTCCGCTGTCGGGATTGCGTTCCCAGGACACGCCGAACTCGGCGGTGAGCAGTTGACGCAGCCGGGCGCGAGCATACTGGCCCACGGCCGCGACGTGGCGGTGCAGGTCGCGTCCGCCTGCGGCGATGGTGCGCCACTTGCCGTCGGAGCCACGCGCGAGGTTGGCGATCATGACGTGGGCGTGCAGGTGCGGATCCCCAACTTGCCCGGCGACCGGGCGGGCGGTGCGGTGCAACGTGATCGTGCCGACCAGGCCGCTGGTGTCCAGCCGCTGGGCGGTGCGGCCGTCCCCGTGGTGGCCGCTCATCACATAGCCGGTCCACGACTCCAGCGCCGCGACCGAATCGCGGACGGTCTGCAGGTACAACTCCTCGATCCGGGCCGCGGTGGCGGCATCGGCCAGTCCCCACAGCACGCTCACCGACTTGGGAATGTCGAAGGTGACGTCATAGCCGCGGTTGCCGACACGCACCCGCTCGTCGGCGTGTTTGCGGGCGGCGGCCAACTCCTGTGGTTCGTAGACGTCTTCGAGGTCGATTCCAGCGGCCTCGGCCACGGCCTCCAGGTCCGCGACGGGCGCGCGGTGGGCCTCCCCGTCACGCCGCAGCCCCCGCTCCAGTCGACCGTAGCGTTTGACGAGTTGGGGGCCGTCGATCAGCGCCGCCGCGTCGACGCCCTGGACGTCGGCCGCGGCACGGATCGCCTCCACCAGGGGGCGGGCGGGAAGCTTCGCCGCGGAGACCACGGCCAACTTGGGTTTGACCAGCCACCGGCCCGTCTGCGGAGAGCGTCCAGCCATGACGGTGCGTACCTGGTCGATGTCGTCCTCGTCGACCAGGACCGTGCCCGCCTCTGCGCCGAATTCCTGCCAGCCCGCGCCGACACGTTCGATGGGGCGCGCACCGGCCTGCTGCGCCAGCCGGTAGGTCAGCGCCGCGTCCGCAGCCCGGGCGTGGTCGTGACCGCACTGCGGGGACAGGCGGTAGTCCACCTGGGCGGCATCCGGGCCCAGCACGGTCACCATCGCCACCGCGCAGCCCTCCTTCACCGCCCCAAACGCAGCAAACCGCGCCGATCCTAACGAAAGATACCTGCGTACTCTCCCGCTTTTTTGGTAACGATCCGGCATACGGGAGAGGGTTCGCAGGATCGTTGCGGTGGTGCTGCGGGCGGCGGGGCGCGCTGGGGCGGGCGTCGATTACACTCGCCGTCCCAATCGGGCGGGCTTGGCCTGCCCGACGGTTTCCCGCCTGTGGCGCCCGACCCAGCGCGCGAGGGTCCCGCCGCGCGTGGCTCCGAAACGATCCTGTGGAGCCTCGTCACTGTTCAGTTGTCCTAGTGGTGACTACTTCTTCTTGTTGCACTGGCAGGGGTGGGCGTTGCACTTGCGGCAGCAAACGCAGTGCTTCGCCTTCTGGTTGCACTTGCGGCAGTAGACTTCCGCGGTTTCGCCAACCTTGGGGGCCATCCCCGCTCCTTCACTCTATTCATTACCCATCTGATCGGAGATCACTGCGTTCTCGCGAAGGAGCGGATCAAAGTTCCCGGGGTGTTTCAGGTGGCAGGAATCCGCCTGAAACACCCCGGGTGTGAGTTAGTGGCCAGGTTCGGTACCTGTCCGCTGCCAGGGAAGGGGCGGGCGGCGCTTGTCCGACCCTGTTCCTCTTCCAGGGCGGCTGTTCCACATCAGCAGCAGGTCGCGCACGTGGTAGCGGGCGCCCCAGTACCACTGGCGCTGGCCGTCGACAGTGGGCGGCAGCGTGTCCGGGCGGTCGTCCTTGATCTGGGTAACGCTTTTGGAAGCAACGCCGATGAGCGCGGCGAAGCCTCCCAGGGTCACCTGCTTGACCAGGTCCTCGTCGGGCAGTTCCACCGGGTCGGGGCGGCGGGGCCGGAACTTCTCCAACTCGGCCGGGTCGTACAGGTTGTTGCCCGAACCTCCGCCCCTGCCGACGTCCCCCTTCCGGCGCACCCGAGGTTCGGGGAAGTCGGGATAGTGGCGGGGCATGATGTTGAGCACGTAGTTGTAGCTGTAGCCGCACCGCTCGGCCCACTCCTGCAGCGTGATCAGGCCCTCCGTGCGCTCCTCGGGTTTCTCGGTCAATGGGGGTCCTTGTCCCTTCGGTTGGGGGCTTCTTCCGTTGCCGAGCCGGGGCGGGCGAAGGTGGTCTCCCAGGCTGCGCTGACCTCGGTCTTCTCGGCGGCGTAGGCCGTGCTCATGGCGTCGATCACCGCTGCGCGGGCCGCAGGCGGTCGCCAGCTCGCCGGGAGCACGCCGCGCTCGGCTGCTGCCAGTACCGGCCGCGAGCAGGCGATGTCCTCTTCCAGTCGCTCGCGGATCGCCGCGGCCGCGGCGTGTACGGTCAGTCCCGCGCGCACGCGCAGGCCCGCCATGCCTTCGGGGAGCGCTCCCTCGGCCACCAGGTCGGCCACGCCGCAGCCGATCGCCGCGGCCAGAGCGGCCAGCCTGGTCACCTCCGGGCGTTCGCGGCCGTGCTCGTAGGCGATGACCTGGCGGCGGGTGGTGCCCACCCGCTCGGCCAGACTGGCCTGGCTCAACCCTGCCGCCTCCCGCACTGCCCTGAGTCGCACCGGATCGAGCGGCGCCCCTGCTCCACGCACCATGTGACAATCCTAAACCACACGTGTTGTTTAGGAAAAAGCAGTGGTCTGCCGGAGGCATGCCCTGACTGCGAGGCGCCCTCTCAACCTGAGCGGCCGTCAGAACGGCTGGCTGTGGACGGGGCCGGAGCGGCGACTGCGCACAGCGCTTCAGCCGCCCCCACAGCGCGGGCAGCCCACTCGGATTCTCGGGTGAGCGATCCGTGACCGTGGGATGCGATGGCGGAGGGGCGGCGGGCAGACTGGGGGCGTTTGAACGTCCTGTGGTCGATGCGAAGGACGCCGGGGTGGTTGGCGTCCTTCGGTGGAGGAGTCCCCCCTATGCGAAGTGAGGCCGAGGAGAAGGCAACTCATAGCGGTCCGGGCCTGTCACGCAGTGACTGGTTCGGTGTCGTGGTGGTGCTGGCTGCGGCGCTGCTATTCGTCACGGTGGCGTTCGCGATGAGCTACGCCTCCCTGTACAAGGTCGCTGGCTGGCTGAGGTCCACCCCGCTGACCTTCGTCAACGGCGGCGACCTGAGATTCCTCTTCCCGCTGGTGCTGGACGGCCTGATCGTGTACTTCATGGCCTTGGACCTGTGGACGGAGTGGCGGCGCATCCGCCACCCCTACTACCGGTGGGTCGCCTACATGCTGGCCATGCTGACACTCGTGCTCAACGTCAGCAGTGCTGAGCAGGGCGAGGGCTGGCTGGCGCACGTGGCTCCGCCGCTGGGGGTCATCCTCATCAGCGAGGGTCTGGCGATCTGGGTGCGGTCCATGTCCGGACTGCACCGCAGTCAACCGGTCAGCGACCGGATTCCGCTGGGACACTGGGTGACCCGTCCGGCCAGCGCGACCCGGATCATGCGGCTGATGTGGGGCTGGAACATTCGCTCCTACGACGAGGCCGTGGAGATGGACCGGCAGCGCTGTCTGGCCTACGCGATGCTCAAGCAGCAGTACGGCCGGAAGTGGAGACGCCAGACCCCGAGCAACCTGTTGTGGATGCTCGACAACGGCCACGATCTGAAGCAGTCCTATGAGTTGGTGAAGGAACTGACCCCCTCGGTGCCGCGCTCGCGCACCGAGGCGGCCCGCCTGCGCCGCTCCGGCCAGGTGGCCGCAACAGCCGCTGCTGGCCGGTCGAGCACTCCCCCGGTCGGCCCGGCCGCTGGCCAACCGAAAGGACAGGGGACAGACACCGACGGCCACCTGGCCACCAGCCACCCGGCCACAGTTGCCGCTGTCGATGGCCGGACTGTCGGCCAACCGAAGGAGCGCGAGACGGACACCGATGGCCGGATGGCCGACGGCCACGACGGCCACAGTCCCGACGGCCAGGTGGCCGCAACAGCCGCTGCTGGCCGGTCGAGCACTCCCCCGGTCGGCCCGGCCGCTGGCCAACCGAAAGAGCAGGAGGCAGACACCGGCGGCCGGACGGCCGCCAGCCACGACGGCCAGGCTGGTGAGGGGCAGAAGAGTCCGGCACTTACCGTGGTCAGCAGTCCTCACCGCTCAGAGCGGCTCCGCGAGGTGGTGGAACTGCTGAGGAGCAACCCCGACCTGGTCAAGGGACCGATGCAGGAGATTGACGCCTTCGTCGCCGAGCGGTTGGGCATGGCGCCGCGCACCGCGCGCCGTCACCGTACCCAGGCCATGGCCGTGCTCGAACGGGAGAACCGCGACCGTGTGGAGGCAGGGGCGGCCTCCGGCCAGTGATCTGGCCGACCTCCCCTCCACCGGTGCGGGCCCTCCCACCGCTTCACGGAGGGCCAGAGGCGGCAGGAAGGGTTCGGGCGGCCACGTGGCCGCCCCTGCCGCGGCCAACTCCGGCCTTTCTTGTGGCCGGTGCGCGGCCAGATCTTCGGCCAACCGCACCGATCAGTGACTGTCCACGACAGTGATCGGCCAACGCCTTCGGCCACACTGGTGGCCAGAAGCGGGCTGGCCTTCTGGCCACCGGTGTGGCCGCCGC
This genomic window from Thermobifida halotolerans contains:
- a CDS encoding replicative DNA helicase; translation: MTGQLEPALEERALPHDITAEQAVLGGVLLNPDVLHEVLEIVEAADFYRPAHQVILNVATQMSDQGQALDAITVHAELVRRGEAMRVGGAPYLHTLIETVPTTANTTYYARIVAEKAQLRRLVEAGLGIAQLGYTGQGEADDLVTRGERLWQRAARLGDDDPMVTTYADLLPDLVDRMGATAEEEGLVPLPYVDLAHLLGGGLRPGQLVVVGGRPGHGKTTIALDLTRHAARAGHHVLFVNLEMTDQELGHKILAAETQVPLGKITDPEAPLNAEEWARVERHLVHRHELPITIDHDPHCTLARIRGRVSALARAGTPAGLVVIDYLQLITHAAADTREQQIAETTRSLKLLAREMKVPVLLLAQVNREAAKRDDGMPRLSDFRESGAVEQDANIALMIHNPGADDPETPRQGELDIRVAKNRGGPLGNVTVAAQLHYARCVNLARP
- the mobF gene encoding MobF family relaxase, with translation MVTVLGPDAAQVDYRLSPQCGHDHARAADAALTYRLAQQAGARPIERVGAGWQEFGAEAGTVLVDEDDIDQVRTVMAGRSPQTGRWLVKPKLAVVSAAKLPARPLVEAIRAAADVQGVDAAALIDGPQLVKRYGRLERGLRRDGEAHRAPVADLEAVAEAAGIDLEDVYEPQELAAARKHADERVRVGNRGYDVTFDIPKSVSVLWGLADAATAARIEELYLQTVRDSVAALESWTGYVMSGHHGDGRTAQRLDTSGLVGTITLHRTARPVAGQVGDPHLHAHVMIANLARGSDGKWRTIAAGGRDLHRHVAAVGQYARARLRQLLTAEFGVSWERNPDSGRWELSGIDEQVRRLYSRRARQITEEVGECASAEVSRVAARRTAGAKIDLSPEQERAAWRQRAHEAGLSPEALVADVLGRMPPGGAPAVGPSGPPHRPDLDAVAAAVWDPETGVTAQTKVVTRAKVMAAVADALGPGLGGIDELEALTEAVLAHPYAVRLPDAGPSHMAHADRYTSAEVVGAEQTITRSAQARLNAGAAMADRGLAARALHDWQQHKGFTLSTEQTRVVERLVGSGHGVDAVVGVAGAGKTTVMSAARAVWEAAGYRVEGAAVAAVAAAGLRAEAGLSSATLAAWMRRIDDGPGLDGVDVLVIDEAAMVADRDLARLVAEAERTGTKLVGIGDPLQLRSIGVGGAFGRVHELVDGLVLTENRRQRGQVDRAALAAWRDGARRTALALWGEHGMIHAPADADAAHAQMAAAWWADRQRHTDPHDAVEQLLMLAATNSDAAALNAHARALARARGLLTGADVTYRLRGGEHLSLAAGDQVRLRRNDYRSRHSSDPDVLNGYRGVVTAVDARRGALVEWRHNGTVTSAWISPAQIARGDLVHGYAITIAAAQGLTADRCHVYGLGADAHSLYPAMSRARVRTDLYLPACELGSEQVRLRLGEASTAEEALHRVITAYATTLTDTPDSLVLDEIADNRGLTHRTAPTPTPSPLSLEDIRAGRGPAAQAAAEEVAALRQQATELEAALSHLRTQAREAVARAQAGRMRLLLQGTTPDAAREAAEAAQTALSNTLDNLHQTRRHAEALWQQALDADLRDHQDVRQHEQRERELVALEPLALAHDLTRADLARLDKTQLQELRRQHSLQTADLASQPAPRTASRQSSGAPRPAHGVPRSPTSYPLPPPSAVRRPHGPR
- a CDS encoding helix-turn-helix transcriptional regulator, translating into MVRGAGAPLDPVRLRAVREAAGLSQASLAERVGTTRRQVIAYEHGRERPEVTRLAALAAAIGCGVADLVAEGALPEGMAGLRVRAGLTVHAAAAAIRERLEEDIACSRPVLAAAERGVLPASWRPPAARAAVIDAMSTAYAAEKTEVSAAWETTFARPGSATEEAPNRRDKDPH
- a CDS encoding DUF2637 domain-containing protein; translated protein: MRSEAEEKATHSGPGLSRSDWFGVVVVLAAALLFVTVAFAMSYASLYKVAGWLRSTPLTFVNGGDLRFLFPLVLDGLIVYFMALDLWTEWRRIRHPYYRWVAYMLAMLTLVLNVSSAEQGEGWLAHVAPPLGVILISEGLAIWVRSMSGLHRSQPVSDRIPLGHWVTRPASATRIMRLMWGWNIRSYDEAVEMDRQRCLAYAMLKQQYGRKWRRQTPSNLLWMLDNGHDLKQSYELVKELTPSVPRSRTEAARLRRSGQVAATAAAGRSSTPPVGPAAGQPKGQGTDTDGHLATSHPATVAAVDGRTVGQPKERETDTDGRMADGHDGHSPDGQVAATAAAGRSSTPPVGPAAGQPKEQEADTGGRTAASHDGQAGEGQKSPALTVVSSPHRSERLREVVELLRSNPDLVKGPMQEIDAFVAERLGMAPRTARRHRTQAMAVLERENRDRVEAGAASGQ